The window gttgtatttcCCACTCATCTTTCACAATAAATCCCTATGTGCAGCTGTTTATGGCACAGCCTGAAAGTTCTGCATGGGGTGTCTTCCCATCTCCACTCACCCATCCCCTCAATACCCTCTCCCcgaccccccaccccacccccaaacactcatacacaaagacacacatacacactcacacatacaccatCCCTATCACCATTGTCCAAACCCCTCCGTCCTCTctcctgtctccctccctctctgtctgcgTTGGGCTGGCATGTGATGGTGGCACTGGTGtgttctcttcctctcccccttGTTTACTAACAGACGCAGACCAGACTGGAGCATGCCCACATTAAGGAGCTTGAACAGAGCCTGCTCTTTGAAAAGACCAAAGCTGAGAAACTCCAAAGAGAGTTAGAAGACACTAGGGTAATGAATTCTGCTCTGCAGTGTGCTGCGTTGGAAAAGGGGGCTTGGGCCGGGGATAGTGGCCGAAAAGGGTACAGAGAAGTCCTGAGCAGTAACTGAAGCTTTGCTTTGTATTGGCTTGTGGTGAATGAATCCCACAAATGCATTTTATGgcttaacataaaaaaatactccTCCTCTtacaacaaacaaattaaatcaaatagtTCATCATCTGTAAAATTAGATTAGCAAACTCAGCTAGAGAATGATTTTGTAACCATTTTCTCCTCCTGAAATGTTAACCCTACTCacattttaaattgatttgTTTCAAATTGTTTTACATTGAGAAATATAATATTCTTTTACAACTACCAAAATACAACCACATGCATCTTTCAGTTGTCTTGCCTGACAGCTTCCTTAATTGCACCATTTTCCAATAAGTTACCCAACCTGAACTCACTCTTGCTTTACTGGTATCACCGCTTAACCAGACAGACAAACTTCTCCCTTGTCCCTAGCTAATCATTTTCTCGGTTATCCTTTGTTCTACTTCCCCAGTCCTTCCCAGCATCCATTTGTCCTGCTTATTTGGTGTCCCTGCGTTTTTGCTAGTCTTAAACCTGCTCCATCTCCCAGACTACGCATCAGTGTGTTCCCCTAGAGTAGTATAGTTATAAGGGgtatcaataaaaatatagttcTTTAGTTTCATGAAGATGAGGGTGATAGTTTCTACAGGTGCTGTTTTGACAAttaatttatcaagaaaatgatTATATTGATAAAATGATTCATCTGTCCTAACAAAGCCATTACTGTAAATAAGTCAAAGCAGCAAAAAAGACTCATATTTGAGAACTTAAGTGCAGTACATCAGTGTAAACATGTCAATGCTCCCCTCAGGTTCTTTCATTATAGTTAAATGGATGGTGGAAAATGTCTTACACACTGCTACAGCTCCATACATGCTTTCAGTGTTCACGTCCATTATTTGAATCATACCCTTTATAGCCACAAGAGGTCAGTATAATGCCTTTTTTGGAAACCATCTCCTCTCATTAAGAAAGCAAATTGAACAGTTTTTCTATCTGAATACATTACTTGAGTTTGGACAGGTTTTAccattacaaagtgctttgttGTCTATTATTGCAGTGCAATTTACCAATTAGTTTTTATCTGTTCAATATCAGTCAAAGTATGCTTAAGTCTCACTGGTTCAGTATGTCAGATTGGGACACATGTTTGAATATAAGATTTCTGCTTTCAAAGGTTGCTACTGTGTCGGAAAGATCCCGTATTATGGAGCTTGAGAGGGACCTTTCCCTGCGAACCAGAGAGGTAGCTGACCTGCAGCTACGTCTTGGGACCCAACAGGGCTCTGAGGACTCAGATTCTACTATTTCTCCCCTTCTGGAAGAGATAAACTCTCTGAGGGATCAGCTGGCTTCCCAAGAAGCTAAGCAGCAAGAAGAGCAGGCGAATTACAAGGAGAAGTTGGAATCTCAAGAAAAGACCCACACAGAGGCAGTTGCCCAGCTTCAAGCTACATCCATTAAGCTCTCCGGTGATAACGAGCAGCTGCAGATGCGCTTAAGCCAGGCTGAGAAGGAGAATGCCGACAGTATCGAACAGTGGCGTTCCAAGTTAGAGTCTGCCATTTCTTCTCATCAGCAAGCCATGGAGGAGCTGAAGCTGTCTTTCAGTCAAGGTGCAGGTGAGCAGGCAACAGAGCTTGTAGAAACCAAAAGTGCACTAGAGAGGCTGAAGTTGGAGCACAATTTGGCTCTAGAGGAGGCTGGAGCCAAACATGAAGCTGACACTAAAGCTTGGAGTCAGGAAGTGCAGGCACTAAAGGCAGAGCTGTTGTCCTTGACTGAAGACAAGGAGCGACTGGAAGAGTCGCTACGGTCCAGCGTTGAAAGAGCTGAGGAGCAGCACCTTGTGGAAATGGAGGATGTCCTTGGAAAGCTTCATGCCGCAGAACTTATGGTAAAAGAGCTTGAGGAGAAACGAGCAACGTTGGCACAACAGGCCCAAGACAAGGATGGACAAACCAAAGAGCAGATGGCAGAACTGGTGGCTTTGCGCAGCCAAGTGGCACAAGGTAACCAGGAACTTGTGACCCTGAAGACTCAGTTAGAGGAGGTTCAGAGCCAAGAACACTCAAAGGGTACCAAGGTGCGTTCTTAATCTCTCCCTGACTATTGTAATACCCCATTTTAGTGTGTCTCATCTTTTATCAAAGTGGTGTtaatctttcattttcagacaataattctctgccatttttttgctaatgttttgtttgatgTGCTTACCCATATTTCTTTGCTGTTTGCATTTGccctctgtattttttttacttgatatgTACTGTAGGTTAGTGAATTGAGCTCTCTGGTGGAGGGCCGGCAGCAGGAAGTCCTCTCCCTACAGCAGAGTTTGACCACCGTACAGCAGGAGAAGGACGCACTGGAGCAGGAACTTGGAGGCCTGGTGAGGCTTATCACTTAATTTTTGAAGTTGATACATGCAGTTCCTCTTTTACTTTGGGATTGCAGTCACTTGTCTTTTCATATCagcattaataaacatttttgatgaagatctcatcaatacattttttcagagaattgtgaccaagatgCACTGAGCAGGACCTTTCTAAACTACCTTAAATGTATCTTTAAACATTTTGCTACTGCAGTTTTTTGTTACTTATTGGCCAACATATACACAGATACCgatatacagtatctgcaaTGAGCGAATACAAGCAAATATGTCTGTTTGTCTGATGTATCTGTTGGTCTTACACATGACTACATGGGATACATATGCTGGACAACCCATGAAAATGTTAAACAACCGTCTTGAAACTTTAACAAAAAGTTGACGccaaagtatttttttcccacAGAAACAAAAGTTGTCCGAAAGCACAGAAGAGCAGACTAAATCAGCAAAAACTATGCAAGGTAAATGTATCAGTGATTGTTTTGTTCagtgagtgaaatgtttttccTACCACCTTTTCCCATCATTTTCCAGTATTTGGCTTTTACAAACTTCTAGCATCTAAAATGAAgcacttttctttttgtagAAACTCTTGAGAAGCTCAGTAAGAAGGAAGAGCAGTGCACATCCCTGACTACAGAATCAGAGTCTCTTAAAAGTCAACTTAATGGTAAGAACATTAGAACCGCAATCtcttttatgttaaatgttttgtaagAAGGTTGCATAATTGCTGTAGTCTCATAAAGTTGTACCGAAAAACAACAATAGAAATTTAATTGAAAAGCAAAagataattttacattttgtcattttttgtttctttctcatgCCATAAAAACCCTTTGACTTTATGAACAAACTTTTATTCTTTGTCTTTACTAAGGGCTGGAGAGGAAGCTCaagactgcagatgaaaagcTTGAGCAGCTTGCAAATGACAAAAGCAAGCTGGAAAATGATATTTCAGACATGATGAAGGCATCTGGTGATAGTTCAGTCCAGCTGACCAAAATGAATGAAGACCTCATTCAGAAAGAAAGGTACCACCTTTTATTATACTCTACTCCTTTATAACTTAATTACTGCACTTTAAAcaagatgtatttatttatattatttataatcatTTTTCCAGAtctgttgcttttgttttattccattctgtagtctgtttgttttttaattatctaacctgtcactctttttttcatcatcactCAGGAGGCTTGAGGAGTTCCAGAGTCAGCTtgcagaggagaaggagaaggtgGCGCACTTGAATGAAAAACTCCAGCAGGAACTGTCCCGCAAAGACCAGGAGCTGAAAGAGACCAGAGATACACATCAGTCTCAAATAAGTAGCCTTCAGGAGAAAATTGCTGCCTTGGTTAGTAGCGTAGGGCACAAATGATTGGTTTATGTATGAGAATCATatgtcaaacaaagagaaatagtTTTATagacataaaaatgtgtaataCTTGGTTTATACAATGGAAAAGGTGTTTCCTTTAGTCACTTGCTGCCTCAAAACTGTTTTCTAGGAGAAGACTGTGCAGCAGGGTGAGACCCTGGCTGAGGAGCTGAAGACTTCACAGGGGAAAGCTCTCTCCCAGGCCTCAGAGCTCCATGCGAAGGAGCTTGAGGTGCTGCGAGGTCAGGTTGACAAGTTGAACCAGGAGCTGTCCTCCTCCAAGGACAAAACCCAGGAGCTGCAGAAGCTGGTATCTGAGCTGCAGCCATACAAGGAACAGGTTCAGGTAAGAACAAACCTGCAGAGGTACACATTACTCAAATCGCCACATTTGATGTAAAATGGTATTTATGTACTCCTGATTTTACTAATGTTCGTTCATATAAGATCATCACCCATGCTTTTTGTTGATGAGAAACTTACACCATAAAATTCAGCCTCTTCCCCAAATCAGTTGGATGTCAAGAACGTCACTttgtacacaaaaacaaaatgtgaaatcaatCTTCACAACAAAGTTATATCTGACTATTTGTAACTGGGTAACATTATGTtgatatcatgatatgagactagatatcatcttagattttggacattgtaatattgtgatatggtATAAGTgatgtcttttcctggttttaaaggctgtcttacagtaaagtgatgtaattttctgaacttaccagactgttctagctgttctattatttgtgTTTAACCACTTAGTCAtcatatccacattactgataaTTATTTAccaaaatctcattgtgtaaatattttgtgaaagcaccaatagtcatccctacaatattgttgcaatgtcaatattaaggtatttggtcaaaaatattgtaatatttgattttgtctatATCGTCCAGCCCATGggtaacatttttttgttttcatttaacattttcactCTTAATTACCATCATATAGATTATTGTGTTAAGTTTCTCACTTCCTCCTGACATTAAGGCTAATATATCATGGACTACATGCTTGCAGGGGTACACCTAAGAAATTTATATCTTGGATTTATATTTGAGACTATTTATGGTTATTGGAAAAGCTAAATAAATccttaaaagcaaaaatgtagTTTAACCAGTTTGATCTGGCTGTGAAATGGATAAAGCACTGGCTAGGATTAAAGTTGAATGGATTTAAAGTTGAAAGATTAAAGTTGGATAAAATCAGTGTTACAGATGTTCAGTTACCACTTACATAGAGTGTGTTTAGTTAGTTATTCAAACCAAATGACATGATGAGATAACAGCTTTTATAAGTACCCTTGCTAGCATTGGTTATCAGCTTGATGTTTCATCTAAGTACTACATTTTCACTTACAtaagtttcatttttatgtctaTTTTCACATGATGGCTGGGATTCATTGTCACAATTGGCATATACTTTTTCTGTTCACTTTCATCGATtttgaaaaaccaaaaaaaacgaCATAAAGTAAGTACTGTATCAGATGCTGCAGGTGATTGTAGTCATACACTCTGACAGCCAGCAGCCACTTATTTGTTTACATACCAGCCAAAATTATTGatattaatgtaattaacaGATGTATTTAAGTCAAGTAAGAGCTGAAGTGAAAATGTCtgccttttatattttttaagtcATTGTGGTGTAAGCTGTGGTGTAATCCTTTGCCATTTTAATGCCTCTGCAGCTCAACCTTTCCAAATGCATATCACTTATGTCCATATCTGCTTGGTTTATTTTGGATTCATTCTTACTTTTCCCTGTATATATAttcccctcctttttttttcttccaactTTATTTTCCCAGTGTCTTTCTGCTGAGCTTGACTCCTACAAGCATGATGTTGAACATATGTCCAAAAAACTGGAAAAGCAGAATATAGATCTGGAGCACATGTGTAAGGAAAGTGAGAATGTTAAAGCTGAGAAATGCAGACTGGAGAAACAGCTCTCAGATGTTCAGAGCAAGCTCTCTGCTCTTGAGATAAGTCACAAAGAGCTTTCAGTCCAGAAAGAAGAACTGCTAGAAACCAGAGATAAGCTTTCAAAACATCAAGAGGAACTACTTGCCAACAACAAGCGTTCAGATGAAGAAAGAACCTCATTGAACAAGGAGCTGGAGAAGCTCAAAAATGATCTTCAGGATGtacagactgaaaacaaaaacctgaagcaTGCTAAAGGCGAATACCAGGCCCAAACTGAGGAGCTTCAAAGACAAAATGCAGAGAAGAATGACATGCTCCTAAAGCACCAGCAGGACATCCAGCAGATTGAGGCTAAAAAGAAGCAACTACTCGAGGATTATGAAAATGCCTGCAAAGAAAGGAGCAGGCTTGAAGAGGACCTCAGTGAAAGCAGGTCTAAGCTCACATCTGAGAAGGACAATTTGATTTTAGAGAGAGATGCTGCTAGAAATGCCAAAAAGTCTCTTGATGCAAAGAATGCTGAGTTGCAGGCCAAACTTAAATCGTTGAACTTGGAGAAAGAAGATCTCACGATGAAGAATACCCAGCTGCAGGCCCTCACAGAAACTTTAACAAAAGAGAAGGCAGAACTGTCCTCTGAAATCAGTGCAGCCATGTCAGATAAAAAGAGCCTCgagacagtgaaggaggagCTCCAGAATAAACTTGGCGTCACCAAGAAAGACTTGGAGAGTTCTGTCCGTGAATGTGAAGAACTTAAAGCCTCAAAACTGAGCCTAGCCCAGATGTTGGACGAGTTCAAGACGAGCAATCAGGTGACTGATTCTGAGAGGCTTCACCTTCTGCAGGAGAAAGATGACTTACTTGCGATCCAAAGAAAGGTCTGTAATGAAAAAGAAGAGCTCAtcaaagaaatagaagaattaAAGGAGAAGCTTAAAGTCTCAACAGAAGAACTGTCTCAGTCCAATGACAAACTGAAAGACACATTATCATCTTTTGAGCAAGAGAAGCAAGCATTTCGGCTTCAGAGTTCTGAAACTGAGATGGCTTTACATGCCGTACGAAAAGACAAAATGAGCCTGGAATCAGCACTAGAGCAGCAGAAGATGGATTATGAGCGTTTGGCAGGGGAGAAGGGAGAGTTAGAAGAGAAGCACACAAAAGCCACTTCTGAGAAAAGTGCTCTTTCTCTTGAGCGAGATAAGCTAGCTAGCGATATCCGAACAACTAAAGACCAGTTGGATAGTTACTCCAGATCTAATGCTGATCTTAGTCAAGAGAAGTCTCATTTAACAGCAACGCTAGAGGAAACAAAACGTCAGAAAGACGTAGTTGAAGCCGAGATTAACTCTTTGAAACGAGAAAAGGCtgatttacaaaatgaactGCAGAAACATAACTCTGATATTGAACTACTTGAAAAGGGCAAAGCTGAACTTGTTCAAGAGCATAGTAAACTAAAAATGGATTTTGAAAAAGCTAATTTGGAACTTGTTCAACAGGTAGATAAACTTACAAACGATTGTCAACGTCTGCAATCATTGCAGACTgaatctgacaaaaaaatgcaGTCCTTGCAGACAGAGAATCAAGGGCTGCTTCAGGAGCTCCAGGAGTTAAAATGCCAGACTGAATCAATATCGGAGGCCAAGCTCCTTCTTCAGAGCCAGCTACAGGCTGAATCTAGTGAAAGGAATAAAGTTATTCTTGATAAGGATGCTCTCTCCAAGCAAATTGAAGAGATGCAAAAAATGTTGTCCAAacttacaaaagaaaatgaagagattTCTTCTAACTTCAAGAATGCTGATGAGCAAAAGAAGTCTTTTATGGTGGATATAGAGGCTATTAGCACACAATTGAAGCAGCGTGAGCAAGAAACTAGTAGGTTGTCTGAAGATAAAGACCAGCTATTATCTAAACTTGAGGAGATGGACAAACAAGTGGCCACCCTGACCACAGAGAAGGAGAACCTTTTAGCCGGACAGTGTAAATTGGAGcaggacatttctcttctcaACACTGGCCAAGAAAACTGGCTCACAGAAAAGTCAAGGCTCCTTGAAAAGTTAGAGAAGTTGCAGGCTAGCCAGCAACAACTAGAGGTTGATGTCAAGACCCTACAAACTGATAAAGAACGTTTGGAAAAGCAGTACAAGACTGCTGCTGCAGAGGTATCAGCTTCTGCCGTTGTGAAAGAAGAAATTTCCTCCAGCATCTCACAGTTAACAGCTCAGAAGGATGCCCTGCAGGTGGAGAGAGATGAAGCCACCCAGCGAGTCAGGCAGCTCGAGTCCCAACTAAACAATGCTCTTTCTAAGCAGCTTGAGGTATTCCTCCAGTAGTaatcactgacacacactgtagAGTGGCTGGGGCTATGTCACCTTCTCACTGCATGCTTGCTGGTGCGTCTCCCTTTCccctttacttttatttttgtgccTAACTTTCATCTTCCATTTACTAACCGCTGTTGACTGCCTTTAGTTCCCAGCCTTTACTTGCTCTCCTGTGGACTTATAACGTGATCTAACATGACAGGCAAAATTCTTCAGTTTCACATTATTATGTAGGTCTAAAGTGATCTTGACAACACACACCATCTGATggtgtttcatatttcatttgattGTATAAATGATGTAAACAGACTTATTAAAAAAGCTAGATGTGGGAATTTCTCAACATATTGCTGTGAGTTTAGTTTTGCagttcaaaaggaaaaaaatagtttttagaAATTATAGCACCAGTCTGTTTTACAATGTCATTTTGTCCAATTTTGAGGTTTTTGGATTTGACTTCATGCAAAATCTCTTTGAGCAGACTGCGAATTACActtcaaaaacaatacaaacagaaaaatgaagtATCTTGACACGCTAGATTTTAGGGGCTATTGAAGGAGAACAGATTGTTACTTCATCATTTAGGATTAATTTTAGCAGTGGTATGATTTGAGAAAGTCCTACACAGACGGcttgaccttttttttccttatctgaCTAGTTGCGTAAGTGACTGGAAAGTTCTTATCTGTATCCGTTCTGAGGCCACAGGTTATAGAATATTTGCGTATGTCATAGTTATTTTCCACCTTAGTGTAATAATTGTTATTTCTTAATAGGCATGTACTTCAAAATTAAAAGGACCTGAAATTTGGGTAATTGattatcaataattaaaataagttaATTCCTTAGGCATGTCATTAATTTATTCAGTAATATTAAAATGAGATCATTGGTTGTGGTCAAATGATGCATTATGAATTGCTTCATAAAATGACCTGCAAATATCTCATCCTGGTTGGTTGAGGTCATCAACCAGTTACTGCtcttaatataaaacatttcttgACGAATATTCCTGCTCATGCACGGTTTAGGCTTCAGAGGCTTCCGGCAAGACTGCTGAAGCTCTCGAGCAGCTGACAAAAGAGAAATCCAGTTTGCTGCAGGAGAAGAACGAAGCTCAAGCTTTGCTGGAGGAGCTCCGGCGTTCTAAGCAGGAGATGGAGACTGAGGTAAGAGATGAGTGTTTGCAGAGAAAATGCTAAAGCTTTAAGTGACTGAGTGGAGAGAGAAACGGAATGAAGTGAAAACTTTGGTATATGTGTCttgaaattgtaaatatgtCTTCATTCGTTTAGCTGGACGGTTTGAAGAAAGAGAATTCTCAGCACCAAGAAGATCTGAATGTATCCAAACAGCAGCTTTGCACAGAAACTGAGAAGACCAAGAGTCTGTGTCAGGAAATGTGAGTCTTCCTCAGTTTTGGCTGTTGGAATAACTGAATCCATTCGATGTGAATAGTATGATGTCATTAGAGGGTTACAGTAAATCAGTCAGAATATTTTGAATGattttaacatttgtgtttgtattcagtGAGAAGCTTAAAGAAGCGGTTTCTGTGAAGTCGCAGTCGCTGCAGAAGCTGCAGGATGAGAACAAGAAGCTGACTCAGGACCTCGATAGCAAACACAAAGGCCAGAGTGATCTTGTGAAGGTGCATCAACTTTacatcttttatttaaaaagcatcAGAATATTTTGATTATAAGCTATTGATCTGCTGATCATGATTTAATTGaaactgtttgttttctagTTCA is drawn from Thunnus albacares chromosome 2, fThuAlb1.1, whole genome shotgun sequence and contains these coding sequences:
- the clip1a gene encoding CAP-Gly domain-containing linker protein 1 isoform X4, whose amino-acid sequence is MSSAKGSGIKVPSKIARPPGTGAPKTNPGTAGAKVAAADKSAASASGGDAQNAGEDFQVGERVWVNGNKPGYIQFLGETQFAPGQWAGIVLDEPIGKNDGSVAGVRYFQCEALRGIFTRPSKLSRTEGEANGTQTAPPSRAASPTPSVSSVASHTPAKKSTLPSTTTSAKKTSSTTPATPATPSSNLARTNSESVSNLSETGSVKKGERELKMGDRVLVGGTKAGVVRFLGETDFAKGEWCGVELDEPLGKNDGAVAGTRYFQCQPKYGLFAPVHKVTRIGFPSTTPAKAKTTVRKVVATPSGLKRSPSASSISTMSSVASSVSAKPSRTGLLTETSSRYNRKISGTTALQEALKEKQQHIEQLMAERDMERAEVAKATSHAGEMQQEITLLRDDQEQMESKMDQLRALVEAADKDKVELLNQLEEERRKVEDLQFRVEEACITKGDLETQTRLEHAHIKELEQSLLFEKTKAEKLQRELEDTRVATVSERSRIMELERDLSLRTREVADLQLRLGTQQGSEDSDSTISPLLEEINSLRDQLASQEAKQQEEQANYKEKLESQEKTHTEAVAQLQATSIKLSGDNEQLQMRLSQAEKENADSIEQWRSKLESAISSHQQAMEELKLSFSQGAGEQATELVETKSALERLKLEHNLALEEAGAKHEADTKAWSQEVQALKAELLSLTEDKERLEESLRSSVERAEEQHLVEMEDVLGKLHAAELMVKELEEKRATLAQQAQDKDGQTKEQMAELVALRSQVAQGNQELVTLKTQLEEVQSQEHSKGTKVSELSSLVEGRQQEVLSLQQSLTTVQQEKDALEQELGGLKQKLSESTEEQTKSAKTMQETLEKLSKKEEQCTSLTTESESLKSQLNGLERKLKTADEKLEQLANDKSKLENDISDMMKASGDSSVQLTKMNEDLIQKERRLEEFQSQLAEEKEKVAHLNEKLQQELSRKDQELKETRDTHQSQISSLQEKIAALEKTVQQGETLAEELKTSQGKALSQASELHAKELEVLRGQVDKLNQELSSSKDKTQELQKLVSELQPYKEQVQCLSAELDSYKHDVEHMSKKLEKQNIDLEHMCKESENVKAEKCRLEKQLSDVQSKLSALEISHKELSVQKEELLETRDKLSKHQEELLANNKRSDEERTSLNKELEKLKNDLQDVQTENKNLKHAKGEYQAQTEELQRQNAEKNDMLLKHQQDIQQIEAKKKQLLEDYENACKERSRLEEDLSESRSKLTSEKDNLILERDAARNAKKSLDAKNAELQAKLKSLNLEKEDLTMKNTQLQALTETLTKEKAELSSEISAAMSDKKSLETVKEELQNKLGVTKKDLESSVRECEELKASKLSLAQMLDEFKTSNQVTDSERLHLLQEKDDLLAIQRKVCNEKEELIKEIEELKEKLKVSTEELSQSNDKLKDTLSSFEQEKQAFRLQSSETEMALHAVRKDKMSLESALEQQKMDYERLAGEKGELEEKHTKATSEKSALSLERDKLASDIRTTKDQLDSYSRSNADLSQEKSHLTATLEETKRQKDVVEAEINSLKREKADLQNELQKHNSDIELLEKGKAELVQEHSKLKMDFEKANLELVQQVDKLTNDCQRLQSLQTESDKKMQSLQTENQGLLQELQELKCQTESISEAKLLLQSQLQAESSERNKVILDKDALSKQIEEMQKMLSKLTKENEEISSNFKNADEQKKSFMVDIEAISTQLKQREQETSRLSEDKDQLLSKLEEMDKQVATLTTEKENLLAGQCKLEQDISLLNTGQENWLTEKSRLLEKLEKLQASQQQLEVDVKTLQTDKERLEKQYKTAAAEVSASAVVKEEISSSISQLTAQKDALQVERDEATQRVRQLESQLNNALSKQLEASEASGKTAEALEQLTKEKSSLLQEKNEAQALLEELRRSKQEMETELDGLKKENSQHQEDLNVSKQQLCTETEKTKSLCQEIEKLKEAVSVKSQSLQKLQDENKKLTQDLDSKHKGQSDLVKFKDEHSKLKKQLEELKQSESTLKEQLDKEKAALQQSIHKNSALISEKDQMVENMRSELAALREKNASEKTLQGTIQALERDKAHLQERVQRLEEDQAAGPDAINKSTGDAVLDQLREDKETAESQIEFLNSVIVDLQRKNEELKDKLEKMAAAALNGNNQSELDNYDSLDKEPVKKKPPPRLFCDICDCFDLHDTEDCPTQMQMPDSPPHTTYHGNKGEERPYCDICEVFGHWTESCNDDQTF
- the clip1a gene encoding CAP-Gly domain-containing linker protein 1 isoform X3; this encodes MSSAKGSGIKVPSKIARPPGTGAPKTNPGTGAKVAAADKSAASASGGDAQNAGEDFQVGERVWVNGNKPGYIQFLGETQFAPGQWAGIVLDEPIGKNDGSVAGVRYFQCEALRGIFTRPSKLSRTEGEANGTQTAPPSRAASPTPSVSSVASHTPAKKSTLPSTTTSAKKTSSTTPATPATPSSNLARTNSESVSNLSETGSVKKGERELKMGDRVLVGGTKAGVVRFLGETDFAKGEWCGVELDEPLGKNDGAVAGTRYFQCQPKYGLFAPVHKVTRIGFPSTTPAKAKTTVRKVVATPSGLKRSPSASSISTMSSVASSVSAKPSRTGLLTETSSRYNRKISGTTALQEALKEKQQHIEQLMAERDMERAEVAKATSHAGEMQQEITLLRDDQEQMESKMDQLRALVEAADKDKVELLNQLEEERRKVEDLQFRVEEACITKGDLETQTRLEHAHIKELEQSLLFEKTKAEKLQRELEDTRVATVSERSRIMELERDLSLRTREVADLQLRLGTQQGSEDSDSTISPLLEEINSLRDQLASQEAKQQEEQANYKEKLESQEKTHTEAVAQLQATSIKLSGDNEQLQMRLSQAEKENADSIEQWRSKLESAISSHQQAMEELKLSFSQGAGEQATELVETKSALERLKLEHNLALEEAGAKHEADTKAWSQEVQALKAELLSLTEDKERLEESLRSSVERAEEQHLVEMEDVLGKLHAAELMVKELEEKRATLAQQAQDKDGQTKEQMAELVALRSQVAQGNQELVTLKTQLEEVQSQEHSKGTKVSELSSLVEGRQQEVLSLQQSLTTVQQEKDALEQELGGLKQKLSESTEEQTKSAKTMQETLEKLSKKEEQCTSLTTESESLKSQLNGLERKLKTADEKLEQLANDKSKLENDISDMMKASGDSSVQLTKMNEDLIQKERRLEEFQSQLAEEKEKVAHLNEKLQQELSRKDQELKETRDTHQSQISSLQEKIAALEKTVQQGETLAEELKTSQGKALSQASELHAKELEVLRGQVDKLNQELSSSKDKTQELQKLVSELQPYKEQVQCLSAELDSYKHDVEHMSKKLEKQNIDLEHMCKESENVKAEKCRLEKQLSDVQSKLSALEISHKELSVQKEELLETRDKLSKHQEELLANNKRSDEERTSLNKELEKLKNDLQDVQTENKNLKHAKGEYQAQTEELQRQNAEKNDMLLKHQQDIQQIEAKKKQLLEDYENACKERSRLEEDLSESRSKLTSEKDNLILERDAARNAKKSLDAKNAELQAKLKSLNLEKEDLTMKNTQLQALTETLTKEKAELSSEISAAMSDKKSLETVKEELQNKLGVTKKDLESSVRECEELKASKLSLAQMLDEFKTSNQVTDSERLHLLQEKDDLLAIQRKVCNEKEELIKEIEELKEKLKVSTEELSQSNDKLKDTLSSFEQEKQAFRLQSSETEMALHAVRKDKMSLESALEQQKMDYERLAGEKGELEEKHTKATSEKSALSLERDKLASDIRTTKDQLDSYSRSNADLSQEKSHLTATLEETKRQKDVVEAEINSLKREKADLQNELQKHNSDIELLEKGKAELVQEHSKLKMDFEKANLELVQQVDKLTNDCQRLQSLQTESDKKMQSLQTENQGLLQELQELKCQTESISEAKLLLQSQLQAESSERNKVILDKDALSKQIEEMQKMLSKLTKENEEISSNFKNADEQKKSFMVDIEAISTQLKQREQETSRLSEDKDQLLSKLEEMDKQVATLTTEKENLLAGQCKLEQDISLLNTGQENWLTEKSRLLEKLEKLQASQQQLEVDVKTLQTDKERLEKQYKTAAAEVSASAVVKEEISSSISQLTAQKDALQVERDEATQRVRQLESQLNNALSKQLEASEASGKTAEALEQLTKEKSSLLQEKNEAQALLEELRRSKQEMETELDGLKKENSQHQEDLNVSKQQLCTETEKTKSLCQEIEKLKEAVSVKSQSLQKLQDENKKLTQDLDSKHKGQSDLVKFKDEHSKLKKQLEELKQSESTLKEQLDKEKAALQQSIHKNSALISEKDQMVENMRSELAALREKNASEKTLQGTIQALERDKAHLQERVQRLEEDQAAGPDAINKSTGDAVLDQLREDKETAESQAAIEFLNSVIVDLQRKNEELKDKLEKMAAAALNGNNQSELDNYDSLDKEPVKKKPPPRLFCDICDCFDLHDTEDCPTQMQMPDSPPHTTYHGNKGEERPYCDICEVFGHWTESCNDDQTF